In Nymphaea colorata isolate Beijing-Zhang1983 chromosome 3, ASM883128v2, whole genome shotgun sequence, a genomic segment contains:
- the LOC116251291 gene encoding probable glycosyltransferase At5g20260 has product MREFVLLLLIVLSILAVLFSSSDHNGAPFVNLPLPPSPSRPSATDSPENSMTPVSSPDVNSPTLSPAISPGINSPKGELVVNGEKAGRLEKVEMGLWMSRASIKRAIVSGNYTSQRPQSFVPRGSVYHNPHAFLQSYIEMEKRLKVFVYEEGEPPLVHDGPCTYIYSIEGQFIHELEQGSTPFVTNNPEDAVLYFLPLSISKAVHSLYGPGIREWAPLHRVVSDYVQVISTKHPYWNRTNGADHFMLSCHDWAPFATTINSDLFNRSIRVLCNANVSEGFNPRKDVTLPEFNIMGYSLPNPVHTPTPLSSKTILAFFAGGNHGAIRDILLQHWKGKDSQVQVYEYLPKGKNYTQLLLSSRYCLCPSGYEVASPRIIEAMYTGCVPVTINDYYVLPFSDVLDWSQFSVRIPVSRIPDIKNILSAVPESTYLKLQANVFRVQQHFVINRPAKRFDVINMLLHSVWLRRLNMRLQDS; this is encoded by the exons ATGAGGGAGTTCGTCCTTCTGCTGTTGATCGTCCTCAGCATCCTGGCCGTCCTCTTTTCCAGTTCTGATCACAATGGTGCCCCCTTCGTTAATCTTCCCCTTCCTCCATCTCCTTCAAGGCCTTCTGCAACAGACTCGCCGGAAAACAGCATGACCCCAGTCAGTTCTCCAGATGTAAATTCCCCAACGCTGAGCCCAGCCATTTCTCCAGGCATAAATTCCCCAAAG GGTGAACTGGTGGTTAATGGCGAGAAGGCCGGGAGGTTAGAGAAAGTAGAGATGGGACTGTGGATGTCAAGAGCGTCCATCAAGAGGGCCATCGTATCTGGAAACTACACATCTCAAAGGCCGCAGTCCTTCGTCCCCAGAGGCTCCGTCTACCACAACCCTCACGCCTTCCTCCA GAGTTACATAGAGATGGAGAAGAGACTGAAGGTATTCGTTTATGAGGAAGGTGAGCCGCCCCTGGTCCACGACGGCCCATGCACCTACATTTACTCCATAGAGGGGCAGTTCATTCACGAGTTGGAGCAGGGCAGCACACCCTTTGTGACGAACAACCCTGAAGATGCCGTGCTCTATTTCCTTCCTCTCAGCATCTCCAAGGCTGTTCATTCTCTCTATGGTCCAGGCATTCGTGAATGGGCGCCGCTCCACAGGGTGGTCAGTGACTATGTGCAGGTCATCTCAACCAAACACCCATACTGGAACAGAACAAACGGTGCAGATCATTTCATGCTTTCCTGTCACGATTGG GCACCATTTGCTACAACTATAAACTCTGATCTCTTCAACAGGTCTATCAGAGTCCTCTGCAATGCCAATGTCTCAGAAGGCTTCAACCCAAGAAAAGATGTCACTCTCCCAGAATTCAACATTATGGGCTACAGTCTCCCAAATCCTGTACATACTCCAACCCCACTTTCTTCCAAAACAATCCTTGCATTCTTTGCTGGGGGAAACCATGGTGCTATAAGAGacattctgcttcagcactggaaggGCAAGGACTCACAGGTTCAGGTATATGAGTACCTGCCCAAAGGCAAAAACTACACTCAGTTGCTACTGAGCTCCAGGTACTGCCTCTGCCCAAGTGGGTACGAAGTCGCTAGCCCGCGGATCATCGAAGCCATGTACACCGGCTGCGTCCCGGTCACGATCAACGACTACTATGTGCTTCCGTTCAGTGATGTTCTCGACTGGAGTCAGTTCTCTGTTCGAATCCCCGTGTCCCGGATCCCGGACATCAAGAACATCTTGAGTGCCGTTCCGGAGAGCACATACTTGAAGTTGCAGGCAAATGTGTTCAGGGTTCAGCAGCATTTTGTGATCAATCGTCCTGCTAAACGCTTTGATGTTATCAACATGTTGCTTCACTCCGTTTGGCTTAGAAGGCTTAACATGAGACTTCAAGATTCATAG
- the LOC116250408 gene encoding probable glycosyltransferase At5g20260, translated as MGRVYCRSCLFFLACIFPIIVFSSYLRRTYFFQFPPLTLFPSNPETAHALSKTQRADSQRSGATIIDIFTPKRKNEFRVTEKSGLEKVEDGLSRARAAIRRAVLSRSFTVSQKNGSFVPRGSIYRNSYAFYQSYMEMEKRLKIFVYEEGELPLVHDGPCNEIYSIEGQVINELDQYRPFVTENPREAVVHFLPISITKIVHFLYRPGFYDRAPLQRTVADYIQVISANHPFWNRSKGADHFIISCHDWGPDGTRTNSDLFNNSIRVLCNANVSEGFNPKKDVSIPEIFLKNKKLPEPINPAPPPSSRPILAFFAGGSHGSIRKILLDQWKGTDSQVQVFEYLSRDQNYTEFLLKSKYCLCPSGYEVASPRIPEAIYSGCVPVTISDHYVLPFSDVLNWSRFSVQIPVSRIPEIKEILLGIPESSYRKLHKNVMKVQRHFTLNRPAKSFDVMHMTLHSIWLRRLNLRLHQM; from the exons ATGGGAAGGGTCTACTGCAGATCCTGCCTGTTCTTCCTTGCGTGCATCTTCCCGATCATCGTCTTCTCGTCCTATCTTCGGCGCACTTACTTCTTTCAGTTTCCTCCACTGACTCTGTTCCCCTCCAACCCCGAAACAGCACACGCCCTGAGCAAGACGCAGAGAGCCGACTCTCAGAGGTCTGGAGCCACCATTATTGATATCTTTACACCAAAG AGGAAGAATGAGTTTCGTGTTACTGAGAAGAGCGGATTGGAGAAGGTAGAAGATGGCCTCTCTAGAGCTCGAGCGGCGATCAGAAGAGCGGTCCTGTCCAGAAGCTTCACTGTCTCCCAGAAGAATGGCTCTTTTGTTCCTAGAGGCTCCATTTACCGTAACTCCTACGCCTTCTATCA GAGCTACATGGAGATGGAGAAGAGgctgaagatatttgtttacgAGGAAGGAGAGCTACCCCTTGTGCATGACGGCCCTTGCAATGAGATATATTCCATAGAGGGCCAGGTTATTAACGAGCTGGACCAATACAGACCTTTTGTTACAGAAAATCCCCGAGAGGCTGTCGTCCATTTCCTTCCCATAAGCATCACCAAGATTGTGCATTTCCTCTATAGGCCAGGGTTTTATGACCGTGCTCCTCTCCAAAGGACCGTGGCGGATTACATCCAGGTGATATCAGCCAATCACCCCTTCTGGAATAGAAGCAAAGGCGCTGATCACTTCATAATCTCTTGCCATGACTGG GGGCCAGATGGTACAAGGACCAACTCTGATCTCTTCAACAACTCCATCAGAGTCCTCTGCAATGCAAATGTCTCTGAAGGTTTCAACCCCAAGAAAGATGTCAGTATTCCAGAGATCTTCCTCAAAAATAAGAAACTCCCCGAACCAATAAATCCGGCGCCGCCGCCTTCCTCCCGGCCGATCCTCGCATTCTTTGCCGGAGGAAGCCACGGCAGTATCAGGAAGATCCTTCTTGATCAATGGAAGGGTACGGACTCCCAAGTTCAAGTCTTTGAGTACCTATCACGAGACCAAAATTACACCGAGTTCTTGCTCAAGTCCAAGTACTGCCTCTGCCCAAGTGGCTATGAAGTTGCCAGCCCCAGAATTCCGGAGGCAATCTATTCCGGCTGCGTTCCGGTCACCATCTCCGATCACTATGTGCTTCCATTCAGTGATGTGCTTAATTGGTCGAGGTTCTCTGTTCAGATTCCGGTGTCAAGAATACCAGAAATCAAGGAAATTCTCCTGGGGATTCCTGAAAGCAGCTACCGGAAGCTGCACAAGAATGTTATGAAGGTTCAGAGACACTTCACACTGAATCGGCCCGCAAAGAGCTTCGATGTTATGCACATGACGCTTCATTCCATTTGGCTTAGAAGGCTCAATTTGAGACTCCACCAAATGTAG
- the LOC116250702 gene encoding calmodulin-binding receptor-like cytoplasmic kinase 3: protein MLAYALALFLLGQLFCSLANGYRGCDDGHRISWWRPRACGPGWRNGEDSILFCRELEFLLRNGCFSSSEMEEWWRLGQDCCGFSGSNPRGNVARIVARKELLFSRNEGFHRSNLENVDTAEVKHSDVKTVAAAVSGIFLLSCSILCPCLRAKRKDAHTVLPKDHSTSFDSNYRAERTPGSPLRAPPSPLRFSRTPELSRVGSIRFSIGQIIRATNNFAPTMKIGEGGSATVYKGVLEDGRVVAVKRAKQGTFETLQKEFSTEIETLTNVEHRSLVKLIGFVDEDNESIIVSEYVPNGTLREHLDGLNGKSLDFAQRLEISIDIAHALTYLHVYSGKPIIHCDIKSSNILLTENLRAKVADFGFARAGPTNEDETHISTKVKGTAGYLDPEYVKTYRLTTKSDVFSYGILLLEIFSGRRPVEVNRPANERITVRWAFQLFNEKKLLDILDPSLESPGPEILHGLFRLAFNCAAPIRSDRPTMKEAQEELWSIRKEYHKMLRSM, encoded by the exons ATGTTGGCGTACGCCTTGGCCCTGTTTCTTCTAGGACAACTGTTCTGCTCCCTTGCGAACGGGTACCGAGGTTGCGATGATGGCCATCGGATTTCGTGGTGGAGGCCGCGGGCGTGCGGTCCAGGTTGGAGGAATGGTGAAGACAGCATCTTGTTCTGCAGGGAGCTGGAATTTTTGCTCAGAAATGGGTGTTTCTCCAGTTCGGAGATGGAGGAATGGTGGAGGCTTGGCCAAGACTGCTGCGGTTTCAGCGGTTCAAACCCTAGAG GGAATGTTGCTCGGATAGTAGCACGAAAGGAATTACTGTTTTCAAGGAATGAAGGATTTCATCGCAGTAATCTTGAGAATGTTGATACTGCAGAGGTAAAGCACTCTGACGTGAAGACAGTGGCCGCTGCTGTATCTGGAATATTCTTGTTATCTTGCAGTATTCTGTGTCCTTGCCTGCGTGCTAAAAGGAAAGATGCACACACTGTTCTCCCCAAAGATCATTCAA CTTCTTTTGACTCAAATTATAGAGCTGAACGTACACCAGGAAGCCCACTTCGTGCACCTCCAAGCCCACTTCGATTCTCACGCACTCCAGAATTGAGCAGGGTTGGATCAATACGTTTCAGCATCGGCCAGATTATCAGAGCTACTAATAATTTTGCTCCAACAATGAAGATTGGTGAAGGTGGTTCTGCAACTGTATATAAAGGTGTGCTGGAAGATGGCCGGGTTGTAGCTGTTAAACGAGCAAAGCAG GGAACATTTGAGACTCTACAGAAAGAATTCAGTACTGAGATAGAGACCCTAACAAATGTTGAGCACCGTAGTCTTGTGAAGTTGATTGGCTTCGTAGACGAGGATAACGAGAGCATTATTGTTTCCGAGTATGTTCCAAATGGTACTCTCCGGGAGCATCTGGATG GTCTGAATGGAAAATCTTTGGATTTTGCTCAGAGACTAGAAATTTCCATTGATATTGCTCATGCGCTCACTTATCTTCATGTGTACTCAG GTAAACCCATCATCCACTGTGACATCAAGTCATCAAACATTTTGCTGACTGAGAACTTGCGCGCTAAGGTGGCAGACTTTGGATTTGCAAGAGCAGGTCCAACAAATGAAGATGAAACTCACATATCCACCAAGGTAAAAGGAACAGCTGGCTACCTGGATCCTGAGTACGTGAAAACTTATAGGCTGACAACAAAGAGTGATGTCTTTTCTTATGGAATTTTGCTCCTTGAGATCTTCTCTGGACGCCGGCCTGTGGAAGTCAATAGACCTGCAAATGAGAGGATCACTGTGAGATGG GCCTTTCAATTGTTTAATGAAAAGAAGTTGCTAGACATTCTGGATCCGTCGCTCGAGTCCCCAGGACCGGAGATATTACATGGTTTGTTTCGTTTGGCATTTAATTGTGCCGCTCCTATTAGATCCGACAGACCCACTATGAAAGAAGCACAGGAAGAATTGTGGTCTATAAGAAAAGAATATCACAAGATGCTGAGATCAATGTGA